The genomic stretch TGATGCTGGTCACGGTGTACCAGACGCGCTGGTTCCCGGAGGGGCCGCGCACCCATGTCACGCTCGACCCGACCCGGATGGCGCAGGGCATCATGACCGGCATCGGTTTCCTCGGCGCCGGCACCATCATGAAGGACGGGTTGTCGGTGCGCGGACTGACCACCGCCGCGTCGATCTGGATGACGGCGGCGATCGGCGTGCTGGTCGGCGTCGGCTTCTATTTCCCAGCGGTGCTCGCGACCGCGCTGACCCTGGGCACGCTGTCAGTGTTCCGCTGGATCGAAAGCCGCATGCCATCGCAGTTTCACGCCACCTTCGTGGTCCGCTTCGACCGCCGCTCCAAGATGAACGAACACGAGATGCGACAGATGCTGCAGCGCTACGGTTTCTCGGTCGCCAACATGAACTACCGTCTCGACGCCGAAGCGGGCTTTTTCGAGTACCGCACCGTGATCCGGGCCAGCCGGGCCAGCAAGGCCGCTGCGCTGTCCGAAGGACTCAACTCGCTCGAGAACGTGCGCGAGTTTCGCGTGTTGCCGCTCGGCGACTGAAGCCGGTCACCGCCGCGGCGCCCGGCTTGCACCGACCCCGCTTCGTGCTACGGTGCAGGCAGCGGACCGCGCCGGCGGTCCCACACACACCAACAAACAAGGGAACACCACATGATGGCTCGATTGCTTCCTGTCCTCGCTGCCGCCCTTGCCCTGAGCGGCTGCGCTTCCTGGCTCACCCGCGGCGATGCTGTGCCTGTGCACCAGGTGCCCGCCGGTGCGGTGCCGGCCGCGCGGTTTGCCGGCACCCTGCCCTGTGCCGACTGTGCCGGCGTCAGGACCGACGTGCAGCTCTTTGTGGACGCGAACGGCGCGCCGACCACCTACAGCCTGCTGCAAACCTTTCTCGGCGCGAGCGCCGGTAACCGGCCGGCGGTGGTGAAGGGCAACTGGATCGCGGCGCGCGGCTCCGCCGCCGATGCACAA from Caldimonas brevitalea encodes the following:
- a CDS encoding MgtC/SapB family protein, with translation MDLPLFQYDPVYQDITLRLLFALGIGGAIGLERSYHGRPAGFRTHALVSLSTCVLMLVTVYQTRWFPEGPRTHVTLDPTRMAQGIMTGIGFLGAGTIMKDGLSVRGLTTAASIWMTAAIGVLVGVGFYFPAVLATALTLGTLSVFRWIESRMPSQFHATFVVRFDRRSKMNEHEMRQMLQRYGFSVANMNYRLDAEAGFFEYRTVIRASRASKAAALSEGLNSLENVREFRVLPLGD